In Nocardia sputorum, a single genomic region encodes these proteins:
- a CDS encoding DsbA family protein, producing the protein MSESRSKYTPRPMSSATTYALGAVALVLIVLIVIAAIRWGRDDAAVRNDGYGSARNETVHSVLEQNGSILLGRPDAKKTIDVFEDPLCPGCGSLERIYGQEIAQKIDEGALAVRYRLVNFLDARSRSKDYSTRAVAANQCVAEAGAGPVYSKFHTELFTTKRPSEGGADLSNEELAAIAGDAGAAESVRQCIATGAKVDSARSSAMAQTAALGEALGGSAATPAVFDGATKIDTNDENWVVSLTK; encoded by the coding sequence GTGAGCGAATCGCGTTCGAAGTACACGCCCCGGCCGATGTCCAGTGCGACCACCTATGCGCTCGGTGCGGTCGCTCTCGTGTTGATCGTGTTGATCGTCATCGCGGCGATCCGCTGGGGGCGGGACGACGCGGCTGTCCGGAACGACGGCTACGGGTCGGCGCGCAACGAGACGGTGCACTCGGTGCTCGAGCAGAACGGCTCGATTCTGCTCGGCCGCCCGGACGCGAAGAAGACCATCGATGTCTTCGAGGACCCGCTGTGCCCTGGCTGCGGCAGCTTGGAGCGCATCTACGGCCAGGAGATCGCGCAGAAGATCGATGAGGGCGCGCTGGCGGTGCGTTATCGCCTGGTGAACTTCCTCGACGCGCGCTCCCGCAGCAAGGACTATTCGACCCGCGCCGTCGCCGCGAACCAGTGTGTTGCCGAAGCGGGTGCAGGTCCGGTCTACTCGAAGTTCCACACCGAGCTGTTCACCACCAAGCGCCCCAGCGAAGGCGGCGCCGACCTGAGCAACGAGGAACTCGCCGCGATCGCGGGCGACGCCGGGGCCGCCGAATCGGTCCGGCAGTGCATCGCGACCGGAGCCAAGGTCGACTCCGCCCGCAGCAGCGCCATGGCGCAGACGGCGGCGCTCGGCGAGGCCCTGGGCGGCTCGGCGGCCACGCCCGCCGTGTTCGACGGGGCGACGAAGATCGACACCAACGACGAGAACTGGGTGGTCTCGCTCACCAAGTGA
- a CDS encoding DUF488 domain-containing protein gives MGASDTAADYDAAEGTLVSIGYEGKTIDDLVAQLVEQDVQVLVDVRLTPLSRKPGLSKTKLAEALAAVGIGYVHHRALGNPKSNRDGFRAGEPESRARYHDLLDSAAATDALAHVSELLDGGVVALLCFEHDHAECHRDMVVHRLLEARPNAAVVHV, from the coding sequence ATGGGAGCCTCTGACACTGCCGCCGATTACGACGCCGCCGAAGGAACCCTCGTCAGTATCGGCTATGAGGGGAAAACCATCGACGATCTCGTCGCCCAGCTCGTTGAACAAGACGTCCAAGTGCTCGTCGATGTACGCCTGACTCCGCTGAGCCGCAAACCTGGGTTGTCGAAGACGAAGCTCGCCGAGGCTCTTGCTGCGGTGGGCATCGGTTACGTCCACCACCGTGCACTCGGCAATCCGAAGAGCAATCGGGATGGTTTCCGCGCCGGTGAGCCAGAATCCCGCGCCCGGTATCACGACTTACTCGATAGTGCCGCTGCGACTGACGCTCTTGCGCACGTGTCCGAGCTTCTCGATGGTGGTGTGGTGGCGTTGCTGTGCTTTGAGCACGACCATGCCGAGTGCCATCGTGACATGGTGGTGCATCGACTGCTCGAAGCTCGCCCCAACGCGGCGGTGGTACACGTCTAG
- a CDS encoding helix-turn-helix domain-containing protein — MAGFRYHDVGPVDITMIPHPLVTLLLDLSEHGVVYDVLGRPVTGNAIVGLHAGALRITSAGVGDVLQIRVSPVIAAAILRDTEVIGGAVTPLPELWGSCAAILTERLRSTPSWDDRFAIAAAFLRSRVPRGFGVAPEIAYAWDQIVRTKGLLRIETLAAETGWTRQRLWSRFRTHIGVSPKHASELVRFDHAAHLLATGRLPADAAVEAGYADQSHLHRRTKAITDMTPTVVARAPWLAIDEVAWTTT, encoded by the coding sequence ATGGCGGGTTTCCGGTACCACGACGTCGGTCCCGTTGACATCACGATGATCCCGCATCCCTTGGTTACGCTCCTGCTCGATCTCAGCGAGCACGGAGTCGTCTACGACGTTCTCGGGCGCCCGGTCACGGGGAATGCGATCGTCGGCCTCCATGCCGGCGCCTTACGCATCACCAGCGCAGGGGTCGGCGACGTCCTACAGATCCGCGTGTCCCCCGTCATCGCCGCAGCGATTCTCCGAGACACCGAGGTCATCGGCGGCGCCGTGACACCGCTGCCGGAACTGTGGGGCAGCTGCGCTGCCATCTTGACCGAGCGACTCCGCTCGACGCCGTCGTGGGACGACCGGTTCGCAATCGCAGCCGCGTTCCTCCGAAGCCGGGTACCTCGCGGATTCGGTGTAGCACCCGAGATCGCGTACGCCTGGGACCAGATCGTCCGCACCAAAGGCCTGCTCCGCATCGAGACCCTTGCCGCAGAGACCGGCTGGACCCGTCAGCGACTCTGGTCTCGCTTCCGGACCCATATCGGGGTCTCGCCCAAGCATGCATCCGAACTCGTCCGCTTCGACCATGCCGCCCATCTCCTAGCGACAGGGCGCTTGCCTGCGGATGCCGCCGTCGAGGCCGGCTACGCCGACCAATCCCATCTTCACCGTCGAACCAAGGCGATTACCGATATGACTCCCACCGTCGTCGCGAGGGCACCGTGGCTCGCGATCGACGAAGTCGCCTGGACGACAACCTGA
- a CDS encoding alpha/beta fold hydrolase — MHVVIDGNPAAPPLLLIHGSGATGSMWAPVVPSLATKYRVITIDLPGCGQSTPASTYAVPQQADRTAAVLDELGVRNLKVVGHSSGGYVATALVERRPDLVGELILVSTGPSHAALLPEPAIIRVLASPPFGPLVWAIRTDSMIRRGLAATAAAPITVPDEAVADLRRTSYRAFRAILAANGDYIAARTVPQRLIDAGKPLLVIFGDSDPRWDPASAHQYEAVPGAKLEYLRGVGHIAMLEDRDALARLILDRAL, encoded by the coding sequence TTGCACGTCGTCATCGACGGGAACCCGGCGGCACCGCCCTTGCTACTCATCCACGGCTCGGGCGCAACCGGTTCGATGTGGGCGCCAGTGGTGCCGTCGCTCGCCACGAAGTACCGGGTGATCACGATCGACCTTCCGGGATGCGGCCAGTCCACGCCGGCGTCGACGTACGCCGTTCCGCAGCAGGCGGATCGGACTGCGGCGGTGTTGGACGAGCTCGGCGTCCGAAATCTGAAGGTGGTCGGCCACTCCAGCGGAGGGTACGTCGCTACCGCCCTCGTGGAGCGTCGTCCAGACCTGGTCGGCGAGCTGATCCTGGTCAGCACGGGGCCGAGTCACGCAGCGCTTCTCCCCGAGCCGGCGATCATCCGGGTACTCGCCTCGCCGCCCTTCGGTCCGCTCGTGTGGGCGATCCGTACCGACTCGATGATCCGCCGCGGACTGGCAGCGACAGCGGCGGCTCCGATTACGGTGCCCGACGAGGCTGTGGCCGACTTGCGAAGGACGTCCTATCGAGCTTTCCGCGCGATTCTCGCCGCCAACGGCGACTACATCGCCGCGCGGACCGTGCCCCAGCGCCTCATCGACGCCGGAAAGCCCCTCCTCGTGATCTTCGGGGATTCCGATCCTCGTTGGGACCCGGCATCGGCGCATCAGTATGAGGCGGTGCCGGGTGCCAAGCTGGAATACCTTCGCGGAGTCGGGCATATCGCGATGCTCGAGGACCGCGACGCCCTCGCCCGCTTGATTCTCGACCGCGCACTCTAG
- a CDS encoding MerR family transcriptional regulator, producing the protein MPIGAAAELLGVATSTLRWWEKAGLISPEDRRGGRRYYNRAEVRRLAIIQYLRETGLMSLDDIAAVLAGRSADQDWHDVVRTRIESFSTQIERLTAARAYLEHTLHCHRDNPATECPYMAEYIDARLARGHAENH; encoded by the coding sequence ATGCCGATAGGTGCGGCCGCCGAACTGTTGGGCGTAGCGACGTCGACGCTGCGCTGGTGGGAGAAAGCGGGGTTGATCTCGCCGGAAGATCGCCGGGGCGGCCGGCGGTACTACAACCGAGCCGAGGTACGCCGACTGGCGATAATCCAGTACCTGCGGGAAACCGGGCTGATGAGCCTCGACGATATCGCCGCGGTGCTGGCCGGTCGCAGCGCCGACCAGGACTGGCACGACGTAGTGCGCACCCGGATCGAATCGTTCAGCACACAAATCGAACGGCTCACCGCGGCCAGGGCGTATCTCGAGCACACATTGCATTGCCACCGCGACAATCCCGCGACCGAGTGCCCGTATATGGCCGAGTACATCGATGCCCGGCTGGCGCGCGGGCACGCGGAAAACCATTGA